GGGGAGCTGGGACTCACCTCGTCCCTGTCCGTGGCCGGCCGCTTCATCACCAGCGACCTCATCGAGGGGCGCAACGCCGCCAGCGACGAGCTTTCCGTGGACACGGTGCAGGTGGACCTCAATGCCAAGTTCTGAAAACCCGAGGTCGCGGCCCGGCTCCCATGATTCCCATGAGTCCCATGATTCTCATGAGTCCCATGATTCCCATGCTTCCCAGGATTCCCATGGCAGCATGGGAGTTATGGGAAAAACCAGCCTTTGGTTGGCAAGCACCCCTGAGGAAACGCCTATGACTGCACGAGTCATCCTGTTTCTTGTTGGCCTGGCCTGCCTGGCCGTGGCCCCGCCCCTGGCCAGGGCCGACGATTACCTCCTGGCCACCGGCGATGTGGTGGAGATCTCCATCTGGGGCGAGAAGGACATGATCCGGGAGGCGGTGGTGCGGCCGGATGGCAAGATCTCCTACCCCCTCATTGGCGACCTGGAGGTGGCGGGCCGCAACACCGTGGAGGTGCGTGCCATGGTGGAGAAGCGCATCCGGGACCTCATCCCGGACGCCCGGGCCACGGTGGTGGTCAGCCGCCTGGACAGCATGGAGTACTTCGTGCTGGGCAAGGTGGCCCGGCCGGGCATGTTCCGCTCGGTGCGGGAGCTGTCCGTGCTCCAGGCCCTGGCCCTGGCCGGCGGCCCGGTCACCTTTGCCGCCGAGGACCGGATCATGATCATGCGGCGCCAGGGCTACGGCACCGCGGTCCTGCCCTTCGACTACGTGGCGGTCAAAGAGGGCAAGAAGCTGGAGCAGAACATCACCCTGGAGCGTGGAGATGTCGTCCTTGTGCCCTGACAACCGCACCCCTGTTCTGGTCGCCGGGCTGGCCGTCTGCCTGGCCACTGCCCCGGCCTGGGCCGCCGACTGGTCGGTGAGCCCGGCGGTCACCATGTCCGTGGAGCACGACTCCAACATCCGGTTCGAGCGGGACGGTGCCGCCAGCAGCCAAGCCGACTGGCTGACCAGGGTCACCCCCCGCGTCACGGCCCGCCGGGCGACGCCGGCCAGCCGGGTGCAGCTGCAGGTGCAGGTGGAAGGCGAGAAATACGCCCGCCACCACGACCTCGACGACCTCACCGGCAGCGCCACCGCCGCGGTCACCACCCGGTGGGGGGAGACCCAGAAGATGGAGCTGGCGGTCTCGGCCCGCCAGGACAGCACCCTGGAGGGGGAGCTCACCGGGAGTGGCACCCTGACCCGGCGGGTGGACCGGCAGGTGGGAGGCGTCGAGGTGGGTCTGGAGCGGGCGGTGGGCGAGAAGACCAGCTTCGCGGCCAACGCCGGGCTGACCCTGGTCGCCTACCCGGATGACGATTTCAACGACCAGGCCGCCAGCACGCTCGGCCTGGAGGTGGCCAGGCGGCTGAATCCCCGGGATCAGGTCGGGGTGTCTGGCCGCTACCGCCACACCAGCTACGACGGCTCCACCGGCACCTCCGAGGGGTTCGGGAGCTTCGGCGCCGGCCCCGGCATCTACACCCTGACCGACCACCGGGAGGATGCCACCATCCGCACCACCGCTGCCAGCCTCTTCTGGCGGCGCCGGCTCTCCGAGCGGGATCGGCTCACCGCCTCCCTGGGGGTGGAGCATACCGGCACCGAGCGGCCGGCCACCCGCCAGGACCGGCTGGCCTGGGCCGATGGCACCCGGACCCGGGTGCTCCTGGATGACGCCGTCGATCAGACCGACACCGGGCTCTTCTTCGAGCTGGGCCTGGAGAAATACCTCTCCGAGCGCCTGAGCCTGAGCCTGTCCGTGGGCCGCAAGCATTTCGCCACCGTCGATGCCATCACCACCGAGCGGCTCTACGGTCGGGGGAGCCTCGGCTACCGGCTGTCGGAGCGGGCCGAGACCGGCCTGGCGCTGGCCTACGACTGGAACGACGCGGTGCCGGACCGGGCGGTGGACAGCTCGTTTGCCAGCCTGCAGCCCTTCTACCGCTGGCGATGGAGCCAGGACACCGTGCTGCGGGCTGGCCTGACCCACACCTTCTACCGGGAAGACGACCCCACGGGCGACGACGACATGGATCGGACCCGGATCTGGCTGCAGGCCGAGGTGCTGTGGCCCGAGCTGTGGCGCAACCGATAAAGGAGCCGATTCCTATGGAACAACGTCACGAGCTGCGGCGGCTGCGGGAGATCGTTGGCCGCCGCCTGGCCTGGCTGGTCATCCCCCTGGCTCTGGTGGCCGCGGCCGGGGTGGTGATTGCCGTGGTCCTGCCCAACATCTACGAGTCCTCGTCCACGGTTCTGATCGAGAACCAGCAGATCCCGCCCACCGTGGTGCCGTCCACCGTGACCAGCTACGCCGAGCAGCGGATCCAGAACATCACCCAGGCGGTGATGTCCCGGGGCCGGATCCTGGATCTCATCAAGAAGCACGACCTGTTTCCCGGCCAGCGAAACGACCTGCCCACCGAGGTGCTGGTGGACAAGGTGCGGGAGCGCCTGATCATGAAACAGATCGATGCCGAGATCCACTCCGAGCGCCAGAACCAGCCGGTGCAGCTCACCATCGCCTTCCAGATCCTGTTCCAGGACGAGGTGCCGGCCAAGGCCCAGGCGGTGGCCAACGAGATCGCCTCCTACTACCTGGAGCAGAACCTGGTGCAGCGGGAGGAG
The Thermodesulfobacteriota bacterium genome window above contains:
- a CDS encoding polysaccharide biosynthesis/export family protein; the encoded protein is MTARVILFLVGLACLAVAPPLARADDYLLATGDVVEISIWGEKDMIREAVVRPDGKISYPLIGDLEVAGRNTVEVRAMVEKRIRDLIPDARATVVVSRLDSMEYFVLGKVARPGMFRSVRELSVLQALALAGGPVTFAAEDRIMIMRRQGYGTAVLPFDYVAVKEGKKLEQNITLERGDVVLVP